The Papaver somniferum cultivar HN1 unplaced genomic scaffold, ASM357369v1 unplaced-scaffold_107, whole genome shotgun sequence genome includes a region encoding these proteins:
- the LOC113328032 gene encoding adenylate isopentenyltransferase-like, producing MGATGTGKSRLSIDLATNFSPSEIINSDKMQIYQGLSITTNKIPVHERSNIPHHLLDEFDSYEHELTPFDYRSLADSTVAEIFSRNCLPVLVGGSNSLIYSFLTKELSSSDSLSLSSSSLDFFCSSAEEDGVSGKLRYDCCFLWIDVALPVLKEYLSLRVDQMIDSGMFEELSKFYECQEEEDEEETTPVCRTGIRKSIGVPEFERFFKLFPPGKNNYWNHYYTNGNVLGTNGCIETNGGTVVSSVVKSIRDGCFECGGGGDGERRREMRMVFEEAVEAVKCNTYELAIRQIKKIERLRLIGWNIQKLDATEVFRAVLESDSGKSSEIWDKEIVEKSVKIVKQFLDE from the coding sequence ATGGGTGCTACAGGTACTGGTAAATCTCGTTTATCAATAGATTTAGCAACAAATTTCTCACCTTCAGAGATAATAAACTCAGACAAAATGCAAATATATCAAGGTTTAAGTATAACTACAAACAAGATCCCGGTTCATGAACGTTCCAACATTCCACACCATTTACTAGATGAGTTCGACTCGTATGAACACGAGCTAACTCCGTTTGATTATCGTTCTTTGGCGGATTCCACAGTTGCAGAGATTTTTTCAAGAAATTGTTTGCCGGTTTTAGTTGGTGGTTCTAACTCATTAATCTACTCATTcttaactaaagagctttctagTTCCGACTCGTTAtcgttatcttcttcttctttagattTCTTCTGTTCTTCAGCTGAAGAAGATGGAGTTTCCGGTAAGTTACGGTATGACTGCTGTTTCTTATGGATTGATGTTGCATTGCCGGTGTTGAAAGAGTACTTATCTCTACGAGTCGATCAAATGATTGATTCCGGTATGTTTGAAGAACTATCGAAATTCTATGAAtgccaagaagaagaagatgaagaagaaacaactCCGGTGTGTCGGACTGGGATCAGGAAATCAATTGGTGTACCTGAATTTGAACGGTTTTTCAAGTTATTTCCACCGGGAAAGAATAATTATTGGAATCATTATTATACCAATGGGAATGTGTTGGGTACTAATGGGTGCATTGAGACTAATGGTGGCACGGTTGTGTCATCGGTGGTGAAGTCGATACGCGACGGGTGTTTCgagtgtggtggtggtggtgatggagagaGGAGGAGGGAGATGAGGATGGTGTTTGAAGAAGCTGTTGAGGCTGTCAAATGCAATACATATGAATTGGCTATAAGACAGATTAAGAAAATTGAACGGTTGAGATTGATTGGATGGAATATACAAAAGTTGGATGCCACTGAAGTTTTCCGGGCAGTGTTAGAGTCGGATTCCGGTAAGTCGTCGGAGATTTGGGATAAGGAGATTGTTGAGAAGAGTGTGAAGATTGTGAAGCAATTCTTAGATGAATAG
- the LOC113328030 gene encoding putative disease resistance protein RGA1 produces MALRHRRYTSSAPLVVVRIQFDHVALIVNWNTLKIDVAWGVEDELKKLKNTLEMIAAVTSDAENKQVNSASVRLWLRWLRDVAYDADDVLDEFSYEAMRRSEIHRRRDQVLEFFSSSSALSFPIKMVNKIKAINKKLDEITSTMVKFELQTSDPDDDLRSTEKQDRKHFTL; encoded by the exons ATGGCTCTGCGACACAGAAGATACACATCCTCAGCCCCTCTAGTAGTAGTGCGAATTCAATTTGATCATGTGGCATTAATTGTCAACTGGAACACTCTGAAG ATTGATGTGGCTTGGGGTGTTGAAGATGAGCTGAAGAAGCTTAAAAACACCTTGGAGATGATTGCGGCTGTAACTTCTGATGCTGAGAACAAGCAAGTCAACAGCGCTTCTGTTCGACTTTGGTTAAGATGGCTCAGAGATGTTGCGTATGATGCTGATGACGTTTTGGATGAGTTCTCTTATGAGGCTATGCGTCGATCCGAAATCCACCGGAGAAGAGATCAGGTACTAGAATTCTTTTCATCCTCCAGCGCTCTTTCCTTCCCTATTAAGATGGTTAATAAAATTAAGGCTATTAACAAAAAACTAGATGAAATTACTAGTACCATGGTCAAGTTTGAGTTGCAAACATCTGATCCTGATGATGATCTAAGAAGTACTGAGAAACAAGACCGGAAACATTTCACTTTGTAG